A window from Streptomonospora salina encodes these proteins:
- a CDS encoding SDR family oxidoreductase: MDADSPARPVALVTGAGRTTNIAAATARTLAARGFDVAFTYYRAYDARMPWGTEEGAARALHAAVTSHGARALGVESDLADPDAPARLLAAVHERLGPVTALVLAHCESVDSGLLDTALDSFDRHFAVNTRAAWLLMREYALRFPGPHGSGRIIALTSDHTAHNLPYGASKGALDRITLAAAAELGERGISANALNPGPVDTGWMSPDLARRLREATPLGRLGTPQDCAELIAFLCSPQGGWVNGQLISSNGGLS; encoded by the coding sequence ATGGACGCCGACTCACCCGCCCGACCGGTCGCGCTGGTCACCGGCGCCGGGCGCACGACCAACATCGCCGCGGCCACCGCCCGCACGCTGGCCGCCCGCGGCTTCGACGTCGCCTTCACCTACTACCGCGCCTACGACGCCCGCATGCCCTGGGGCACCGAAGAGGGCGCCGCCCGAGCCCTGCACGCCGCCGTCACCTCCCACGGCGCCCGCGCGCTCGGGGTGGAATCCGACCTGGCCGATCCCGACGCCCCCGCCCGACTGCTGGCCGCCGTGCACGAACGGCTCGGCCCGGTCACCGCCCTGGTCCTGGCCCACTGCGAATCCGTGGACTCCGGCCTGCTGGACACCGCCCTCGACAGCTTCGACCGCCACTTCGCCGTCAACACCCGCGCGGCCTGGCTGCTGATGCGCGAATACGCCCTGCGCTTCCCCGGACCGCACGGCAGCGGCCGCATCATCGCCCTCACCAGCGACCACACCGCCCACAACCTGCCCTACGGCGCCAGCAAAGGCGCCCTGGACCGCATCACCCTGGCCGCGGCCGCCGAACTGGGCGAACGGGGCATCAGCGCCAACGCTCTCAACCCCGGACCCGTCGACACCGGATGGATGAGCCCCGACCTGGCCCGGCGCCTGCGCGAGGCCACCCCGCTGGGGCGTCTGGGCACCCCCCAGGACTGCGCCGAACTGATCGCGTTCCTGTGCTCGCCCCAGGGCGGATGGGTCAACGGCCAGCTCATCTCCTCCAACGGCGGCCTGAGCTGA